The proteins below are encoded in one region of Polynucleobacter sp. AP-Nino-20-G2:
- the trmD gene encoding tRNA (guanosine(37)-N1)-methyltransferase TrmD, with translation MRFDVVTLFPEMFSALTQWGITGRACEQGLASVNLWNPRDYCSDPRKTVDDRAYGGGPGMVMMIKPLEDTISAVKEVHHAQNITSGPICLLAPQGETFSQKMATDILSYRNLTFICGRYEAVDQRFIDRNIDLQLSIGDFVVSGGELPAMTMMDAVIRLIPGALGDGESAVQDSFINGLLDYPHYTRPEIYENLSVPDVLLGGHHAKIADWRRQKSLELTLRLRPDLIKSARANGLLSKEDEQFLRTL, from the coding sequence ATGCGCTTTGATGTTGTGACCTTATTCCCCGAAATGTTCTCTGCCTTAACGCAGTGGGGTATCACGGGACGAGCATGCGAGCAGGGCCTTGCTAGTGTCAATTTATGGAATCCCCGGGATTATTGTTCTGATCCCCGTAAGACTGTGGATGACCGAGCCTATGGCGGTGGTCCAGGCATGGTCATGATGATAAAGCCCCTCGAAGATACGATATCCGCCGTTAAAGAGGTGCATCACGCTCAAAATATTACTTCCGGCCCAATTTGTCTTCTGGCGCCTCAGGGTGAAACATTTTCCCAGAAGATGGCGACAGATATCCTCAGTTATCGAAATTTAACCTTTATTTGTGGTCGATATGAGGCTGTTGATCAGAGGTTTATCGATCGAAATATCGATTTACAGCTTTCTATAGGTGATTTTGTGGTTTCTGGGGGTGAATTACCGGCCATGACGATGATGGATGCGGTGATTCGCCTTATACCTGGGGCCTTGGGGGATGGCGAATCTGCGGTTCAGGATAGCTTTATCAATGGGCTTTTGGACTACCCCCACTACACTCGCCCTGAAATATATGAAAATTTATCGGTTCCGGACGTGCTTTTAGGCGGACATCACGCTAAAATAGCGGATTGGCGTCGGCAGAAGTCTTTAGAGCTGACGCTAAGGCTCAGACCTGATTTAATTAAATCAGCAAGAGCTAATGGGTTGCTAAGTAAAGAAGATGAGCAATTTCTTCGTACGCTGTGA
- the rimM gene encoding ribosome maturation factor RimM (Essential for efficient processing of 16S rRNA) — MSTPSLSDLIELGAVQDAQGLQGQIKVRPHSSDPVALLSSKEIWLSLIPRRSAGVAASHEQASLTLYKVKQAKMHSGTVVMALDGITDRDQAEALKGARILLGRNVFPKTDSDSYYWVDLIGCKAIDLQGDDLGEVIDVTDNGAHGVIAIGDAQTKMVKQLVPFVKEVVQSVDLPNRLLTIDWQPDW; from the coding sequence ATGAGTACGCCTTCCCTAAGTGACTTGATTGAGCTCGGAGCAGTACAAGACGCTCAAGGCTTGCAAGGTCAGATCAAGGTTCGCCCTCATTCATCTGATCCAGTAGCCCTCTTATCCAGCAAAGAAATTTGGTTATCTCTCATTCCTCGTCGGAGTGCGGGTGTTGCTGCATCTCATGAGCAAGCGTCACTCACGCTTTACAAAGTGAAGCAAGCCAAGATGCATAGTGGCACGGTAGTGATGGCTTTGGATGGCATTACCGATCGCGACCAAGCTGAAGCTTTAAAGGGTGCGCGCATTTTGCTTGGGCGCAACGTCTTTCCAAAAACTGATAGCGATAGTTATTACTGGGTTGATTTGATTGGTTGCAAGGCGATTGATCTGCAAGGCGATGATCTTGGCGAAGTGATTGATGTCACTGACAACGGAGCCCATGGGGTTATCGCTATCGGCGATGCCCAAACCAAAATGGTGAAGCAGCTAGTTCCTTTTGTTAAGGAGGTGGTGCAAAGCGTTGATTTACCGAATCGTCTTCTTACAATCGATTGGCAGCCTGACTGGTAA
- the rpsP gene encoding 30S ribosomal protein S16, which produces MVVIRLARGGSKKRPFYSIVATDKRNRRDSNFIERIGYFNPQAASTEQAMRIAQDRLTYWTGVGAQISPTVVRLIKSNPAV; this is translated from the coding sequence ATGGTCGTCATTCGACTGGCACGCGGCGGTTCAAAGAAGCGCCCTTTTTATAGCATCGTGGCTACAGACAAGCGCAATCGTCGCGACTCGAACTTTATCGAGCGTATTGGTTACTTCAATCCACAAGCAGCGTCTACAGAGCAAGCAATGCGTATTGCTCAAGATCGTTTGACTTACTGGACTGGCGTTGGTGCGCAAATTTCTCCAACAGTTGTTCGTTTGATCAAAAGCAATCCTGCAGTCTAA
- a CDS encoding META domain-containing protein: MSLKIATFKPSRSSTKRLFVTISCLGLSLLTACANVIPPCNAKISPPSAELRNTKWELVRWNLAPNARGEVRTRQIPQGDNGNPIQLIFDASGERLSGSTGCNRFTARISEDSRGFTLDQIASTKMACSPARMELENDFLYDLNDYRSIVRNGDQLLMIGADREVLNFMQRSNAAK; this comes from the coding sequence ATGTCCCTGAAAATAGCCACTTTTAAGCCCTCTAGAAGCTCTACAAAAAGGCTATTTGTCACGATTTCCTGCTTGGGTTTAAGCCTGCTGACCGCCTGCGCCAATGTCATTCCACCCTGCAATGCCAAAATTAGCCCGCCCAGCGCTGAATTACGAAACACCAAATGGGAGCTCGTGCGCTGGAATCTGGCCCCGAACGCTAGGGGAGAAGTTCGCACCCGTCAAATCCCTCAAGGCGATAACGGCAACCCGATTCAACTGATTTTTGATGCGAGCGGCGAGCGTCTTAGTGGCTCGACTGGCTGTAATCGTTTTACAGCTCGTATCAGTGAAGATAGCCGCGGCTTTACGCTAGATCAAATCGCCAGCACAAAGATGGCGTGCTCCCCTGCCCGCATGGAATTAGAAAATGACTTTCTTTATGATCTCAATGATTACCGCAGCATTGTGCGCAATGGCGATCAGCTACTCATGATTGGTGCCGATCGTGAAGTGTTGAACTTCATGCAACGTAGCAACGCTGCAAAATAA
- a CDS encoding acyl-CoA dehydrogenase: MPYVAPVKDMLFVMNELAGLSDVVAYPSYAEAGADIDLAPAILEESAKFNQDVVAPLNWSGDQNPSSLKDGVVTTTPGFKEAFEQFAAAGWQGVVHPAQFGGQGLPKLIATACFEMVHSASLSFALCPMLTDGAIEALLTAASPELQEQFVPNMISGEWTGSMCLTEPQAGSDLSMVRARAVPEGNGTYKIFATKIFITYGEHDMAKNIVHLVLARTPDAPEGVKGISLFVVPKFLVNADGSLGERNDVHCVSIEHKLGIKASPTAVLQFGDHGGAIGYLVGEENRGLEYMFVMMNAARFAVGMQGIAVAERAYQKAVQYAKDRVQSRDLTGSPGPVAIIEQPDVKRMLMTMRAYTEASRALAYYAAAAYDAQHAAPDEVARKESQAIYEFLVPIVKGFSTEMSIEVASLGVQVHGGMGFIEETGAAQHYRDARILTIYEGTTAIQANDLIGRKTVRDGGAIAKSLADKIAQTEKDLAASGTEDAKAVLKQLIAARQAFESAVAYIVANAKTDIKAVYAGSCAYLRLCGLVLGAWQMARALLASQALRESDPNFFDAKIATARFFAENTLPQAQALATSILESGYSTNALTAEQF, from the coding sequence ATGCCATACGTAGCCCCAGTGAAAGATATGCTGTTTGTGATGAACGAATTAGCTGGGCTATCAGATGTGGTTGCGTATCCCTCTTATGCTGAAGCAGGGGCAGATATAGATTTAGCCCCGGCGATCCTGGAAGAGTCCGCAAAATTTAACCAAGATGTTGTAGCGCCCCTCAATTGGTCGGGCGATCAAAACCCCAGCTCTTTAAAAGATGGCGTAGTCACCACTACGCCTGGGTTTAAAGAAGCATTTGAACAGTTTGCTGCGGCAGGTTGGCAAGGTGTTGTTCATCCCGCGCAGTTTGGTGGACAGGGCTTGCCCAAGTTAATTGCGACCGCTTGCTTTGAGATGGTTCACTCCGCTAGCTTGTCATTTGCTTTATGTCCTATGTTGACTGATGGAGCTATTGAGGCTTTGCTGACTGCGGCAAGTCCAGAGCTGCAGGAGCAATTTGTTCCAAACATGATTTCTGGCGAGTGGACTGGTTCCATGTGCCTCACTGAGCCTCAGGCCGGTTCAGATTTATCCATGGTGCGTGCACGTGCCGTGCCTGAAGGCAATGGCACATACAAAATTTTTGCTACCAAGATTTTTATTACCTACGGCGAACACGACATGGCAAAGAATATTGTCCATCTCGTTTTGGCGAGAACGCCTGATGCTCCTGAAGGTGTTAAAGGAATTTCATTATTTGTAGTGCCGAAATTTTTAGTCAATGCCGACGGTTCATTGGGTGAGCGCAATGATGTTCATTGCGTATCAATTGAGCATAAGCTTGGGATTAAAGCGAGTCCAACCGCGGTATTGCAGTTTGGTGATCATGGTGGTGCGATTGGTTATTTAGTTGGCGAAGAAAATCGTGGACTGGAATACATGTTTGTGATGATGAATGCCGCTCGCTTTGCTGTCGGCATGCAAGGCATTGCGGTAGCTGAGCGCGCCTATCAAAAGGCAGTTCAGTACGCAAAGGATCGTGTGCAGAGTCGCGACTTGACGGGTTCCCCTGGTCCCGTTGCGATTATTGAGCAACCGGATGTGAAGCGCATGCTCATGACCATGCGCGCTTACACTGAAGCTTCTCGTGCTTTGGCGTATTACGCTGCTGCAGCCTACGATGCTCAGCATGCCGCTCCAGACGAAGTGGCGCGAAAGGAGAGTCAGGCTATTTACGAGTTCCTAGTTCCGATCGTGAAGGGCTTCTCCACTGAAATGTCGATTGAGGTTGCTAGCTTGGGCGTTCAGGTGCATGGTGGCATGGGCTTTATTGAGGAGACTGGTGCTGCGCAGCACTACCGTGACGCCCGTATTTTGACTATCTATGAAGGCACCACGGCGATTCAGGCAAATGATTTAATTGGTAGAAAAACCGTACGTGATGGTGGAGCCATTGCCAAGTCACTGGCCGATAAGATTGCGCAGACTGAAAAAGATCTTGCCGCTAGTGGAACCGAAGATGCGAAGGCGGTACTCAAGCAATTAATAGCGGCTCGGCAAGCATTTGAATCCGCTGTTGCCTACATCGTAGCGAATGCAAAGACCGATATTAAAGCCGTATACGCAGGCAGCTGCGCATACTTACGGCTCTGTGGTTTGGTGCTGGGTGCATGGCAGATGGCGCGAGCCTTACTCGCCTCTCAAGCTTTGCGCGAGAGTGATCCAAACTTCTTTGACGCTAAGATTGCAACTGCGCGATTCTTTGCGGAAAATACATTGCCGCAAGCCCAAGCTTTGGCAACTTCAATTCTGGAAAGCGGGTATTCCACAAATGCACTCACAGCGGAGCAGTTTTAA
- a CDS encoding electron transfer flavoprotein subunit alpha/FixB family protein, which yields MAALVIAEHDNQSLKAATLNAVAAALLCSPEVDVLVAGNNSDAAASAAAQIAGVRKVIQVDSPALADQLAEPLAAQILSIAGGYSHILAPATANGKNVLPRVAAKLDVAQLSDITKVISADTFERPIYAGNAIATVQSADPVKVITVRTTGFDPVAAIGGSAAVEKATAADSTGKSSFVGRELTKSDRPELTAAKIIVSGGRGLGSGEKYQEIVVPLADKLGAALGASRAAVDAGYVPNDYQVGQTGKIVAPQLYIAVGISGAIQHLAGMKDSKVIVAINKDPEAPIFSVADYGLVADLNTAVPELTNLLA from the coding sequence ATGGCCGCACTTGTTATTGCTGAGCATGACAATCAATCATTGAAGGCAGCTACTCTCAATGCAGTAGCAGCTGCGTTACTCTGCTCACCGGAGGTAGATGTTCTTGTAGCTGGAAATAATTCTGATGCTGCTGCAAGCGCCGCTGCGCAAATTGCTGGTGTGCGTAAGGTCATCCAAGTAGATTCTCCAGCCCTAGCCGACCAATTGGCCGAGCCTTTGGCTGCGCAGATCCTCTCGATCGCAGGTGGCTATAGCCATATTCTCGCTCCAGCAACTGCTAATGGTAAGAATGTATTGCCACGTGTTGCTGCTAAGTTAGATGTAGCGCAGTTATCTGACATCACTAAAGTTATTTCTGCTGATACTTTCGAGCGTCCAATCTACGCAGGTAATGCGATTGCCACTGTGCAAAGCGCCGACCCGGTCAAAGTCATTACTGTTCGCACAACTGGTTTTGATCCAGTAGCTGCTATAGGTGGCTCTGCTGCTGTAGAAAAAGCTACTGCAGCTGACTCTACTGGCAAGTCATCCTTTGTAGGCCGTGAGTTGACCAAATCAGATCGTCCGGAGCTCACTGCTGCCAAAATCATCGTATCTGGTGGTCGCGGTTTAGGTTCTGGTGAGAAGTATCAAGAGATTGTGGTGCCGTTAGCCGACAAGCTCGGTGCTGCCTTGGGTGCATCCCGTGCTGCAGTAGATGCTGGTTATGTTCCGAACGACTATCAGGTAGGCCAGACTGGCAAGATTGTTGCTCCCCAGTTGTATATCGCAGTAGGTATCTCTGGTGCGATTCAGCATTTAGCGGGTATGAAAGACTCCAAAGTAATCGTCGCAATCAACAAAGACCCAGAAGCACCAATTTTTAGTGTTGCCGATTACGGTTTAGTTGCAGATCTGAATACGGCCGTTCCAGAGCTCACGAATTTACTCGCTTAA
- a CDS encoding electron transfer flavoprotein subunit beta/FixA family protein — translation MKILVAAKRVVDYNVKIRVKSDNSGVDLANVKMSMNPFDEIAVEEAVRLKEAGVATEVVVVSAGPTQCQETLRTALAIGADRAILVETDAELQPLAVAKILKALSEKEQAQIIILGKQAIDDDSNQTGQMLASLMDIPQATFASKVVVADGKASVTREVDGGLETIAITLPAVITTDLRLNEPRYVTLPNIMKAKKKTLEVIKPEELSVDIAPRLKTLKVEEPPKRSAGVMVADVAALVDKLKNEAKVI, via the coding sequence ATGAAGATCTTAGTAGCGGCAAAACGCGTTGTGGACTACAACGTCAAAATTCGTGTCAAGTCCGATAACTCGGGTGTAGATTTAGCAAACGTCAAAATGAGCATGAACCCTTTTGATGAGATTGCTGTTGAAGAGGCTGTTCGACTAAAAGAGGCTGGCGTTGCTACTGAAGTAGTGGTTGTTTCTGCTGGCCCAACACAGTGCCAAGAAACCTTGCGCACGGCTTTAGCGATTGGTGCTGATCGTGCTATTTTGGTGGAGACCGATGCGGAGTTGCAGCCATTAGCGGTTGCCAAGATTCTCAAAGCCCTTTCCGAGAAAGAGCAAGCACAAATCATTATTCTGGGTAAGCAAGCAATTGACGATGATAGCAATCAAACTGGCCAGATGTTGGCGAGCTTAATGGATATTCCCCAAGCAACTTTCGCCTCCAAGGTGGTAGTTGCTGATGGTAAGGCCAGCGTGACGCGTGAAGTGGATGGTGGTTTAGAAACTATTGCAATTACCTTGCCCGCTGTCATTACGACAGATTTGCGTTTGAATGAGCCACGCTACGTGACTTTGCCGAACATCATGAAGGCTAAGAAAAAGACGCTTGAGGTGATTAAGCCTGAAGAGTTGAGTGTTGATATTGCGCCACGCCTCAAAACGCTCAAAGTGGAGGAGCCTCCTAAGCGCTCTGCTGGTGTGATGGTTGCTGATGTAGCGGCTCTTGTTGATAAATTAAAAAATGAAGCGAAGGTGATCTAA
- a CDS encoding acyl-CoA synthetase, giving the protein MANIFEQGLERNSANFTPITPLLFLERSAEVYPDRLAIIHGKLRQTWGQTYERCRRLASALQKHGIGLGDTVAVMLPNTPPMVEAHFGIPMAGAVLNALNTRLDAESIAFMLNHGEAKVVIVDPEFSGVMKKALEIAKKESGREFLVIDVEEKEFDVPGEKLGSLAYEKLLAEGDSQFALKVPEDEWQAICLNYTSGTTGNPKGVVYHHRGAAINAVSNILDWDINKHPVYLWTLPMFHCNGWCFPWTVAARAGINVCLRRVDAQHIFAAIKDHGVTHYCAAPIVHNLLVNAPDELKEGVPAGVKGLIAGAAPPASIIEGMEKLGFDLTHVYGLTEVYGPAAVCVKQDDWNEVDIGERARLNARQGVRYHMQQAITVLNPETMEPVPADGETMGEIMFKGNIAMKGYLKNEAATKEAFEGGWFHTGDLAVMNPDGYVKMKDRSKDIIISGGENISSVEVEDVLYRHPAVIAAAVVAKPDSKWGETPCAFLEIKPGVEVTVADIVAHCKQHLAGFKVPRAVVFGELPKTSTGKIQKFELRKQAGSATAIDV; this is encoded by the coding sequence ATGGCAAATATTTTTGAGCAAGGTTTAGAGCGCAATTCAGCAAATTTCACGCCAATTACTCCATTGCTATTTTTAGAGAGATCCGCCGAAGTCTATCCAGATCGCTTGGCAATTATTCACGGTAAGTTGCGCCAGACTTGGGGTCAGACCTATGAACGTTGTCGCCGGTTGGCAAGCGCTTTACAAAAGCATGGCATTGGTCTCGGTGACACAGTTGCAGTGATGTTGCCGAACACGCCACCAATGGTAGAGGCCCACTTCGGCATTCCTATGGCGGGTGCCGTACTCAATGCTTTGAACACGCGCCTTGATGCTGAATCAATTGCCTTTATGTTAAATCATGGAGAGGCGAAGGTTGTCATCGTGGATCCAGAATTTTCTGGGGTGATGAAAAAAGCGCTCGAGATTGCAAAGAAGGAAAGTGGGCGCGAGTTCTTGGTGATCGATGTTGAGGAAAAAGAGTTTGATGTTCCCGGCGAGAAGTTGGGTTCACTTGCCTATGAAAAACTCTTGGCCGAAGGCGATTCTCAATTTGCGCTGAAGGTTCCAGAAGATGAATGGCAAGCAATTTGCTTGAACTACACCTCTGGTACTACTGGCAATCCAAAAGGGGTGGTGTATCACCACCGTGGCGCTGCGATTAACGCGGTCTCGAATATCTTGGATTGGGATATTAACAAGCACCCTGTATACCTATGGACGCTCCCGATGTTCCATTGCAATGGCTGGTGTTTTCCATGGACGGTAGCCGCGCGAGCTGGCATTAATGTCTGTTTGCGTAGGGTTGATGCCCAGCATATTTTTGCCGCTATTAAAGATCATGGCGTGACACATTACTGTGCGGCACCGATTGTGCACAACCTACTAGTCAATGCTCCGGATGAATTAAAAGAAGGCGTTCCTGCTGGCGTCAAAGGCTTAATTGCAGGAGCGGCGCCCCCAGCATCGATCATCGAGGGAATGGAAAAGTTAGGCTTTGACTTGACTCATGTGTATGGCTTGACAGAGGTCTATGGACCTGCCGCAGTGTGCGTGAAGCAAGATGATTGGAATGAGGTCGATATTGGCGAAAGAGCTCGACTCAATGCACGCCAGGGTGTGCGTTATCACATGCAACAGGCTATTACCGTGCTCAATCCTGAAACGATGGAGCCAGTCCCAGCCGATGGTGAAACCATGGGTGAAATTATGTTCAAGGGCAATATCGCAATGAAGGGCTATCTCAAAAATGAGGCAGCTACAAAAGAAGCGTTTGAGGGCGGCTGGTTTCATACGGGCGACTTAGCCGTAATGAACCCGGATGGTTATGTGAAGATGAAGGATCGCAGCAAAGACATCATTATTTCTGGCGGTGAAAATATCTCTTCCGTGGAGGTTGAAGATGTGCTCTATCGCCATCCTGCCGTGATTGCCGCCGCAGTAGTGGCTAAGCCAGATTCAAAGTGGGGTGAAACTCCTTGCGCCTTCCTCGAGATTAAGCCGGGTGTTGAGGTCACGGTGGCCGATATCGTTGCGCACTGTAAGCAGCACTTAGCAGGATTTAAGGTGCCCAGAGCGGTGGTATTTGGGGAGCTTCCTAAGACCTCTACCGGCAAGATTCAGAAGTTTGAATTGCGTAAGCAGGCGGGTTCGGCAACCGCCATCGATGTTTAG
- a CDS encoding histone deacetylase family protein has protein sequence MTTGYITHPDFLKHEMGSHHPECPERIQAINDQLIRSGVDRFLHHLDAPLATEEQLELVHSPDHIAFVRERSPASGYFMLDGDTIMNPHTWNAALRAAGAAIAGVDAVMKGEVENVFCAIRPPGHHAEPTRSMGFCVFDNVAVAARYAMEEYGIERVAIIDFDVHHGNGTEAAFFNYPNVLMCSFFQHPFYPYTGLDRANNMVNVPLPASTRGDVVRSIVEEQWLPRLRDFEPELIIISAGFDAHREDDLGQMGLVEDDYAWITKKLKEIANQYSQGRIVSCLEGGYNLSALGRSVVAHVKALADI, from the coding sequence ATGACAACAGGATACATAACTCACCCAGATTTTCTGAAACATGAAATGGGTAGCCATCATCCCGAGTGCCCAGAGCGCATTCAAGCGATCAACGATCAACTCATTAGAAGTGGCGTAGATCGCTTCCTGCATCACCTAGACGCGCCTTTGGCAACCGAAGAGCAGCTGGAGTTGGTGCATAGTCCAGACCATATCGCTTTTGTTAGGGAGCGCTCGCCAGCCAGTGGATATTTCATGTTGGATGGTGACACTATTATGAATCCCCATACTTGGAATGCTGCCCTTCGTGCAGCTGGTGCTGCGATTGCTGGAGTGGATGCAGTAATGAAGGGTGAGGTGGAAAATGTATTCTGCGCGATTCGCCCTCCTGGTCATCATGCTGAGCCCACCCGTTCAATGGGATTTTGTGTGTTTGATAACGTTGCGGTAGCGGCGCGCTATGCAATGGAAGAGTACGGTATTGAACGTGTTGCCATTATTGACTTCGATGTCCATCATGGCAATGGTACTGAAGCGGCATTCTTCAACTACCCTAACGTATTGATGTGCAGCTTCTTTCAGCATCCTTTTTACCCGTATACCGGTTTAGATCGTGCGAATAATATGGTTAATGTGCCGCTGCCCGCTTCCACTCGAGGGGATGTAGTGCGCTCGATCGTAGAGGAGCAGTGGTTGCCACGCTTGCGGGATTTTGAGCCAGAGCTCATCATTATTTCCGCGGGATTTGATGCGCATCGCGAAGACGATTTAGGTCAAATGGGGCTAGTTGAAGATGACTACGCTTGGATCACTAAAAAACTGAAAGAGATTGCAAATCAATATTCTCAAGGACGCATCGTCAGCTGTCTTGAGGGTGGTTACAACCTCTCGGCCTTAGGTCGTAGCGTCGTAGCGCACGTCAAGGCGCTCGCCGACATTTAA
- a CDS encoding lytic transglycosylase domain-containing protein, which translates to MNFRVSYYSSILLIALALMACSSTPTQQANTKETIVNQTEDAATEARFTQNLNQLLAQIAQSQEIPLASLETGFSDAKAIPSIRKLVLPPSGTFKKNWAAYRKRFIEPIRLKAGKAFWEQNQDYLLRTEQESGVPAEVIVAIIGIETIYGRQTGNFRVKDVLSTLAFSYPDTPNKASREQLFKDQLQELILLCWSEAGGSLPAKNSSQSTNPARFKACLNQNSSYAGAIGLPQFMPSSIRSFAVDGDGDGRIDLKQSPKDAIASVANFMKKHGWQPGMPIYFPIQESEFSNAKALADGEPQLKFTVQELIDKRILTKDQGDLQAGGVEPQSKALIVDLPYLDQDGNDRVRYVAGLNNFLTIVQYNRSYFYAQSVVEFAEALGYKNQSVVPSMATTNSKTSAKELNSTTPAKSKSKKSSSKKRVK; encoded by the coding sequence ATGAATTTTCGCGTCTCCTACTACAGCTCAATATTGCTCATTGCGCTAGCTTTAATGGCCTGCTCCAGCACGCCCACCCAACAAGCTAACACTAAAGAGACTATCGTAAACCAGACAGAGGATGCTGCTACCGAAGCCCGTTTCACCCAAAATCTCAACCAATTACTTGCCCAAATTGCCCAAAGCCAAGAAATTCCGCTAGCCTCACTAGAAACAGGCTTCTCCGATGCTAAAGCGATTCCGTCGATTCGGAAATTGGTATTACCCCCATCGGGAACCTTTAAAAAGAATTGGGCCGCCTATCGCAAGCGCTTTATCGAACCCATTCGGCTCAAGGCCGGGAAGGCGTTTTGGGAGCAAAACCAGGACTACCTCCTCAGGACTGAGCAAGAGTCTGGCGTTCCAGCCGAGGTCATCGTGGCCATTATTGGCATTGAGACCATCTATGGACGTCAAACTGGCAACTTTCGGGTTAAAGATGTGCTCTCCACCCTGGCATTTAGCTACCCAGATACGCCCAATAAGGCTAGCCGCGAGCAACTCTTTAAAGATCAATTGCAGGAGTTAATCCTTTTATGCTGGTCAGAGGCGGGAGGCAGTTTGCCAGCTAAAAACAGTAGTCAAAGCACCAACCCAGCCCGTTTTAAGGCCTGCCTGAATCAAAATAGCTCCTATGCTGGGGCAATCGGATTACCTCAATTTATGCCGAGTAGCATCCGTAGTTTTGCTGTGGATGGCGATGGCGATGGGCGGATCGATCTAAAACAAAGCCCCAAAGATGCAATTGCCAGTGTTGCGAACTTTATGAAAAAGCATGGGTGGCAACCAGGCATGCCTATTTACTTCCCTATTCAAGAATCTGAATTTTCTAATGCTAAGGCTCTCGCTGATGGCGAACCTCAGCTTAAATTCACAGTACAAGAATTGATTGATAAAAGGATTCTGACAAAAGATCAAGGCGACTTACAGGCAGGTGGCGTCGAACCTCAAAGCAAAGCATTGATTGTGGATCTCCCTTACCTAGATCAAGATGGAAATGATCGCGTGCGCTATGTTGCAGGTTTGAATAACTTCTTAACCATTGTGCAATACAACCGCAGCTATTTTTATGCACAAAGCGTTGTGGAATTCGCTGAGGCCTTGGGATATAAAAACCAAAGCGTCGTTCCCAGCATGGCAACTACCAATAGCAAAACAAGTGCAAAAGAATTGAATTCAACTACACCCGCTAAATCTAAATCCAAAAAATCTAGCAGTAAGAAGAGGGTAAAGTAA
- the cysM gene encoding cysteine synthase CysM, whose product MSTPSYLTISQTVGNTPLVRLQRIPGLENDSRNNMILGKLEGNNPAGSVKDRPALSMILRAQERGEIKPGDTLIEATSGNTGIALAMTAAMLGYKMVLVMPENQSIERRQSMAAYGAELILTAASGGMEFARDYALQLQKEGRGRLLDQFANPDNPRAHIETTGPEIWRDTDGQITHFISAMGTTGTITGVSTYLKSMNPEIQIIGAQPEEGSQIPGIRKWAPEYLPKIYQGDKVDRIEYVTQADAEEMARRLAAEEGIFCGISAGGALVVALRIARQVENATIVFIVCDRGDRYLSTGVFPA is encoded by the coding sequence ATGAGCACACCTTCTTACTTAACCATTTCACAAACTGTAGGGAATACTCCCTTAGTTCGCTTACAACGCATCCCGGGTCTTGAGAATGACTCCAGGAACAATATGATTTTGGGAAAGTTAGAAGGCAATAATCCAGCCGGGTCGGTGAAGGACCGACCTGCGCTGTCGATGATTTTGCGTGCGCAAGAGCGCGGTGAAATTAAACCAGGCGATACCTTGATCGAGGCGACCAGCGGTAACACTGGTATTGCGTTGGCGATGACAGCTGCCATGCTTGGTTACAAGATGGTGTTGGTGATGCCTGAAAATCAGAGCATTGAACGCAGACAAAGTATGGCTGCCTATGGTGCGGAATTGATTTTGACTGCAGCTTCTGGCGGTATGGAGTTTGCGCGCGACTACGCCTTGCAACTTCAAAAAGAGGGACGTGGCAGGCTCCTAGATCAATTCGCTAATCCAGATAATCCGCGTGCACACATTGAAACCACTGGCCCTGAAATTTGGCGTGATACGGATGGACAGATCACCCACTTTATTTCTGCAATGGGAACGACCGGAACCATTACCGGTGTATCTACTTATTTAAAGTCCATGAATCCAGAGATTCAGATTATTGGCGCTCAACCGGAGGAAGGTTCGCAGATTCCGGGTATTCGAAAATGGGCACCCGAGTATCTGCCTAAGATCTATCAGGGCGACAAGGTTGATCGGATAGAGTATGTGACCCAGGCGGATGCTGAGGAGATGGCTCGTCGTTTGGCTGCTGAAGAGGGAATTTTCTGTGGTATCTCAGCAGGTGGCGCCCTAGTGGTTGCATTGAGAATTGCCCGTCAGGTTGAAAACGCAACGATTGTATTTATCGTTTGTGATCGCGGCGATCGCTATCTTTCCACCGGAGTTTTTCCAGCTTAA